Genomic DNA from Myxococcales bacterium:
CCGGAAAATCCGGATCAGGCGCTCGGCGAGGTGATCGTCGTTACCGCCGAGCCGGTGATCGGCACGAACGGCGAAAAAACCGGGCCGTCGCAGGCGCGGTTCGTGTTGACGGCGGCCGGCGCGGCCGACGGCGGCCAGTTCATCGTGCGAACCACGAAAGCTCGCTAGCCGGGTGTCGAAAACACCGGGCGCGCGATCCAGGGATGGATCGCCGTTTTCGGCAACTTTCGAAGTGGCCAGAAATGAAGGGAAACAAAAACCGCGTTTTTTAGTTCCCACCGTTGAAAAAGGCCAGGACGGCCTTTTTCGACATCCTGCTCGGGAGGCGTCGATGAAACGCAAGCGTTGTCTGGTGGCGATTTTGCTGGTGGCCTTGATGCTCGCCGGTTGTTACGACGTCAAGGTGCGGCTGCAACTGTTCCCCAACGGCGAACTGCTGGTGACGCACGACGTGGTCGTGCCCGCCAGCGTTTACGACACGCGCCGGTCGGCGCTGGGCCTGTCGCCGCAAGACGTGGAAAACGACCTGCGGCAATCGCTCGAACAGGACGCGGCGCTGATCGGCAAGGCGCGGGTCATCGACGCCGCCGTGCACCGCGTCGGCGCGAACGTGTTGTTGCAACGGCGGGTGATTTTCACCGATCCGGCGCGCACGGCTCGCTACCTCGAACTGCTGGGCCTGACCGGCGAAATCAGCGTGAAAAAGGGTGATGCGACGATCGGGGTGAAAGCCGCGAAACTGGAACTGGCCCGGCTGGTGCGCCTCGGCAAGTTTTACGAGGAGACGAAAGCGCCCGCGACGGCGGATAATTCCCAGTCGCCTTCCGGCAACCGGTTCACGTTGCAACTCGACCTACCCGGCAACCTCGTCGCCGAGGAACCGCTGGCGCGGCGCGACAACGGCGAACTGGCCTGGAGCGTAGAGGAAGCCCAATTCGACGCGCCGTTCCAGGCGACGGTGAAAACCAAGGCCGAAAAATTCGTGCCCTGGCCGGGCGCGGCCGGCGCCAAGGTCGACGGCGAGGCGATCGCCCGCCTGCTGACGGCGTTCGACGATGCGGCGGCCGCCGATTACACCCGCCGGCTCGGCGGGCGGATCACGCCGATTCTGCACCTGCGGCTCGACAAAAACCTGAAGGTCGATTGGGCGATCCTCTGGGCCGGCGACGAGATCGGCCGCGCGGCGGCGCAATACCAGTCCCGCGTCGACGCGTTGCTGTTGCCGGAACTGGGCCACAACTACTACCGCTGGCTGGAAACGGTCGGCGAGGGCGAACGGCGGACGGTCGCCGAGGGTTATCGGACGCGCCAGCCGCTGCCGGCGAAAGACCTGGGCGGGCCGCTGACGGTGACCAGGCAGGGCAGCGAGGCGCGCGTCGTTTTCGCGCCGCCGGCGGTCTACCGGCAAATCGCCGCCGCCGGGCCGGCGAGCCGCATCGTCGCGATGCTGGTCGTCACGTTCCCCGACGGCCGGGAGCAAAGCCGGGTCATCACCGCGGCCGATCTGCAGTCCGGGCGGCCGGTGGAATTGACGGGACCGCTCGGCCGCTAGCCGGGTGTTTTTCAACAGCCCGCTAGTGCACGATCTGATAGGTATCGAACAGGTTGCCGTCGAGATCGATGGCATCGATCGTCATGACGTTGTCCTCGACACTGATGCTGAGGAAATGGTGCACCGACTGATAGAACACGATGTGTTCCCAGTCGCGCGCCCAGGTATCCAACCCGCCCGCCGCCCCGCCGTTGATGTAATAAGTGACGCCGTTCAGGTGCCCGCGCTCGTAATCGTGAGTGTGGCCGGAAAAGAACGCATCCACCCCGTATTGCACCATCAGCGGATCGATGAACCAGCGCATCGTCAGGTCGCCGGGATAGGTGTCCCACCCCTCGCTGTACGGCGGCTTGTGCGTGAAGACCACGATGAATTCGGCGTCCTGCGCCTCGCCGGAAGCCAGTTGATCGACGAACCAACCGTATTGCGGCGAGCCGGGGAAGTACAACAGGTTGCTGTTCAGGGCGATGAAAAACGTGTTGCCGTAGGTGAAGCTGTAATAGAAGTTCGAATCGGCGAAGGCGAACGACTGGTAGAAATTGGGCGAATTGTGTTCGTGGTTGCCGATGCTGACGTAGACCGGCGTGACGCGCCAGAGATCGGCCGCCGGGTTGAAGAACTGCTCGTTGAAATCCGGCTCGTTCCGGCCGTCGTTGACGATGTCGCCGCAACTGAGAGCCAGATCGGGTTCTTCCGCCAACATGAGCGCGGCGATCTGGGTGAAAATATCGTAATTCGATTGGTTGTCGCTGAAGACCACGTATTGGAAAGGCGAATCGGGCTCGACCGCCGTTTGGAAGGTGGCGACGGTGCTTTCGTCCTCGCAGGAGCGGACCTTGTAATAGTAGGTGGTTTCCGGTTCCAGGCCGGTCAGCTCGACCAAGTGGGTTTTGACCAGTTCGTTCGAGCGCTTCACGCTGCCTAACTCGCTCGTCAAACCGTACTCGACCTGCGAATCGCCCAACGGATCGGTCTGCCACATGATCCGGATGCTCGTCTGGGTGACGCCCTGCAGATAAGGCTGGCGGCTGATCACGCCGTCGCACTCGATCGGCGTGGTGTCGTCGTTGTCGTCGTTATCGTCATTATCATCATTATTATCATCATTGTCGTTATTGTCGTCATTGTCATCATCGTCGTCATCGTCGTCGGCCCCGCTGTCGTCATCGGCCGGCGTGGAATCGTCGTTGTCGTTGTTGTCGTCGTCATCTTGAGCCTGCCCTGAGTCTCCCGAAGAATCATCGTCATCCGACGAGCACCCGGCGAAAATCGCCGGCAACAGCAGCAGGGCCGAGAGCAATACCAGCAAACGGTTCACGTCTTGTCTCCTTTGCGCAAAGCAACCGCCCAACTTTAGCACGCGAAACTCCGCGCGCCAACGACTTGACTGGTGTAGGAGCGGCTTAGCAGCCGCGATAAAAACCCTCACTGACTTTCCGTGCGCCAGCCGGAACCCACGCCAGGAGCGCCAGCGACTTGACTGGTGTAAGAGCGGCTTAGCAGCCGCGATAAAAACCCTCGCCGTCTAACCGTGCGCAAGCCGGAATCCACTTCGGAAGCGCCATCACACGATTTCACCTCTCCGCCAAACCCTCCGTCGGATTTGCCGGAATTGATAATTTTCGTTT
This window encodes:
- a CDS encoding metallophosphoesterase family protein, giving the protein MNRLLVLLSALLLLPAIFAGCSSDDDDSSGDSGQAQDDDDNNDNDDSTPADDDSGADDDDDDDDNDDNNDNDDNNDDNDDNDDNDDTTPIECDGVISRQPYLQGVTQTSIRIMWQTDPLGDSQVEYGLTSELGSVKRSNELVKTHLVELTGLEPETTYYYKVRSCEDESTVATFQTAVEPDSPFQYVVFSDNQSNYDIFTQIAALMLAEEPDLALSCGDIVNDGRNEPDFNEQFFNPAADLWRVTPVYVSIGNHEHNSPNFYQSFAFADSNFYYSFTYGNTFFIALNSNLLYFPGSPQYGWFVDQLASGEAQDAEFIVVFTHKPPYSEGWDTYPGDLTMRWFIDPLMVQYGVDAFFSGHTHDYERGHLNGVTYYINGGAAGGLDTWARDWEHIVFYQSVHHFLSISVEDNVMTIDAIDLDGNLFDTYQIVH